The nucleotide window CAGCGTGGCCGCCGTCGCCGCCGCCGTCGGCCCCAGCGTCGTGGAGATCACCGCGGACTCCGGCGACGGCCAGTCCATCGGCTCCGGGGTGATCCTCACCGCGGACGGCACGATCCTCACCAACAACCACGTCGTCGCCGGCGCCGACAACGTCAAGATCGCGCTCAGCGACGGCCGTACCGCCACCGCGAACGTCGTCGCCACCGACCCGTCCAAGGACCTCGCGGTGATCAAGGCCAACGGGGTGAGCGGGCTGAAGGCGGCCCAGCTCGGCAGCTCCGCCGGTCTCGCGGTCGGCGACCCGGTGGTGGCCATCGGCTCCCCCGAAGGGCTCTCCGGCACGGTGACCAGCGGCGTCGTCTCCGCGCTCAACCGGGACGTGACGGTGCCGGTGGAGGACGGCTCCGGCAACTCCGACTCCAACGGCAACGGCAACGGCAACGGCAGCGACCGCTGGCCCTTCGGCTTCGGCGGCCACCAGTACAACGGCCAACTCGGCGGCGACACCACCACCTACAAGGCGATCCAGACCGACGCCTCGCTCAACCCCGGCAACTCCGGCGGCGCGCTGCTCAACATGAGCGGCCAGGTGATCGGCGTCAACTCCGCGATGTACGCGCCCTCCGGCTCCTCCGGCTCCGCCGCCTCCGGCAGCGCCTCGGGCAGCATCGGGCTCGGCTTCGCCATCCCCGTCGACACCGTCAAGGCGTTCCTCGACGCCCACCACATCGCCTACAACCGCTGAGCCGCAACCGCTGAGCCGTCCCGGAAGGAACCCGCGATGCCCCCCGTCACCGTGCGCGTCCGCGCCGTGCGCCACCGCCGCGCCGACGCCGGACCGGCCTGCCTCGGCCTCGCGCTCGCCACCGCCGTTCCCGCCCCGGCGGCCCGTGCCCGGGGCGCGGCCAAGCGGCGATCCGTGCGAGTCTGAACGGTGACGGCAGTGGAAGCAGCGGACGAAGAAGGCCGAGGTACACCCGTGATGAGCGCCGCCGACAACGGTGACCAGCCGTCCCGGATCCTGGTCGTGGACGACGAACCGGCGGTGCGCGAGGCGATCCGCCGCAGCCTGGTCTTCGAGGGGTACGACGCCGAGCTGGCCGCCGACGGCCTCGCCGCCATCGAACAGGTCGAGCGCTACCGCCCGGACGCCATCGTGCTCGACGTGCTCATGCCCCGCATGGACGGGCTGACCACCGCCCGGCGGCTGCGGGCGAACGGGGTCACCACGCCCATCCTCATGCTCACCGCCCGCGACACCGTCGGCGACCGGGTCACCGGACTCGACGCC belongs to Streptantibioticus cattleyicolor NRRL 8057 = DSM 46488 and includes:
- a CDS encoding S1C family serine protease gives rise to the protein MTPDMQDSTQPGSGAAGAWYPPRPEYQPGAAGQDPAVPEPRRRARRPVALLVAVAIASGVVGGGTAALIGGATHSTAAAAPVAGAPVSAKSGGSVAAVAAAVGPSVVEITADSGDGQSIGSGVILTADGTILTNNHVVAGADNVKIALSDGRTATANVVATDPSKDLAVIKANGVSGLKAAQLGSSAGLAVGDPVVAIGSPEGLSGTVTSGVVSALNRDVTVPVEDGSGNSDSNGNGNGNGSDRWPFGFGGHQYNGQLGGDTTTYKAIQTDASLNPGNSGGALLNMSGQVIGVNSAMYAPSGSSGSAASGSASGSIGLGFAIPVDTVKAFLDAHHIAYNR